A window of Nicotiana sylvestris chromosome 8, ASM39365v2, whole genome shotgun sequence genomic DNA:
GCTTGGAGTGTTAAGCCTCCTTAATTTATACATGCTTAGACCATCTAAACTTTCTTGATTATATATGAGTTTAGACTGTGtaaactacctttatttgcaaatatgtgctgAGACCGCTTATTTGTTAAATGGCTAATTcatatagtttaagttcggccggaacctaccgttgtggaccgcgaggggtgcctaacaccttcccctcaaggttatttcaagcccttactctaatctctggtaatacaaattggttacatgagttaatcactctaggtaccctaacacaccttaatccgttaggtgacgactctttaaatatccaattcctaaaaggaaacgAATTGTTCCAAATAAATAGCGAAACCCGGACTTCCGCGAAGgtaaaaagggggcacgacattCACCACTCCATTCCTCCTCTTTAGTAATTCTAACTTGCTTGTTTTTCTCAGCAGACCTTGTCATCTTGGCCAATGAAGGTTCAACAGTCTTAGACACagatgaagacttcttggaaAAAATCTTGGTCTTTTTGGGCTTCGGGGTCTGAACCTCCACAATTTTGTGCTTTTCctgatggacctgttccatctcATCCACATTAACAACCTCAACAAGATCTGCAACCTTAGCTTTCTCTTTATCCACCCTCTTCTTCTTGCTTTCTGTAACTCACTCTCACTCTGCTTCACCATACTTTTTGTGGCCCTTCCTTTTGGTATAGAAATCTCAGCAGTTGTTGGAGAagaagcctttcttttcttagAAATTTTTGTAGTGCTGGGGCCTTTTGGTATTGgggttctccttttctttggatcATAGCTTGCACCCACTCTCTTCAGaaggtctgctagggtctcttcaatagatgaaccaggttcatctgccTGTGAGCTGAGATTAACCAACCTTTCAGCAGCCTCCTCTGAACCACTTCCCCCTGTCTTCTTGCTACTCTCTTCTACAGTTACATGTTTAGCCCCATAGATAGCCGGTCTCACCACTGCAGAAGTGGGTGAGGAATCAACCACTTCTTTCCCCTTCCCCTTACATCACTACGCACACcctcactctctttttctttttcatttttatttttactaccTCTCCTTTTTGACTTAGGCAATTCCACATTCCTAACAGACCTAACCAGAACAAACCTATTGTCTAAATTTTCAACTAAAATAGAACGTACCTCAGAAGGAAAATTTTGAGCCttctcagagtcagaagacccagtTCCTTCCCCCTCACTCGCAGATTTGAAGGATTCATCTGAGTTTTCAGAATCTTGGGCCTGCCTTGCCTTTAATTTTGCGTGCAATTTCTTTGAAAGCGCACCAGTAGCCACCATTTTGCAAGCAAGCATCTTCACTCACCTTTTCCTAGGTTTGGGAGTTGTGTTGGGTTGAGGAGGGGTGGAGGAATCAGAGGGGGTAGGTTGTGGAAGAGAGCATGGGTTATCTTGGGGGTTAGATGTATTTGATAATTTTTGAAGAGGAATTCTGAATTGGGGTTTTGGAAGAGAGAATAATGGAGAGCAGAAGAAATTTGACGGTTTAGAGAATTTTGAGTGAAGCAGTGATTGTGATGATGGGTTTTTAAATAGAGAGGTTTAATTAATGACTAACTACAACTTTTTGTAGTCAATTAGAAGTCcaatcaacctgaaatttcaggttgaatGAGCGTTTAAGCTTCCCTAGATTCTAGCCATTTTATACGGTGAAGATTCTATTAGAGATGGAACTGGTTCAAACTTTAGAGGGATAAGTTTTTTTGACGATTTTGAACATgggtaggactctgctcatgaattaaatattaatatttctaattatgcagagtgtagaaaacatacctcgttattcagatgaaccaatattgatgaaccaggttcttcactaaGAATCCTCTTGATCACGCCtcaattaaccaaaatagagAAACTTTTGTTAGAGATAAATGAGTCATATCAATACATATCATAGGAGTATAATATTTACATTATGAGACTGAGCAATGGtgaatctagatatttacacaagtttcAAATTTTCTAACCaaatttttttttccagttttttttcattgtgcattctgaactAGTCCTATTaagtgatcttaatcatccctaattctaacctATTCCTTTCAAAGTTCTCTCTACTAATTGCTTTAGTGAAGATGCCGGCAATCTGTTTATCAGTAGCATAAAATTCTATAGTAATCAGttctttctcatagttgtccctaaAAAAATGGTGTCCAACATCTATGTTCTTAGTTCTCCtatgatgaaccaggttcttagtcatactaatagcactagtgttatcatagAAAATGgggatgcaaccaacttcaataccaaaatccatcAACTGCTGTTTGATCCATAGTAATTGAGCACAACGGGAAGgagcaacaacatactcagctttaGTAGTGGATAAAGCTACTGAATTTTGCTTCTTAGTAGCCCATACACAAGACATGAACTAAGGAAGTGCcgtacctgaggtgctcttcctatccaccaGAAAACCTAcatagtcagcatcagcatatcccactaggttaaaGTTACTACTTTTTGGATACCAAAGACAAAGGTCAGTAGTGCatttcaagtatctcaatattctcttgacaacagtcaagtgggattcctttggatttgcttgaaatcgagcacaaagccctacactgaaaacaatgtcaggtttgctagcagtaagatacaaaaatgagccaatcatacccctatacaacttctgatcaacagatgaaccggGTTTATCTATGTCTAATTTTGTGGCTGTTGCAATAAGAgtgtctatttcttttgattcttccattttaaacttcttaaccaactcttttgcatatttttgctgatggatcatggttccatttgagttttgtttaatttgCAACCCTAAGAAGAAATTAAGTTCatccatcatactcatttcaaattcactccccataaTTTTTGCAAATTCCTTACTTAATTTTTCAGTGGTTGCTTCAaatattatgtcatcaacatatatttgtactacaATAAGgcccttacctttttccctcaagaatagagtactatcacttttacctctcttgtaaccatgttcaagcaggaatttggacagtcgttcataccatgctctaggagcctgcttgagtacATAGAGAGCTTTGTCTAATTTGTATACATGTTTCAGacactccttgctctcaaaccctggaggttgtttgacaaacacttcttcctttaagtAGCCATTTAGGAAAGCACTTTTTACATACATCTGATGAAGAGTAAATTCCATGTGTGTTGCAAAGGCTATGAAGAGTCTTATTGCTTCcaatcttgcaactggagcaaaggtctcatcatagtctatgtcTTTCTCTTGGTTGTAACCTTGAACCACCAACCTTGCCTTGTTCGTTGTAatagttccatcttcatcaagtgtgtttctgaagacccatttggTGCCAATTACTGatttgtccttgggtcttggaactagatgctaGACTTGACTTCTTTTAAActaattgagttcatcttgcattgcatttacccagtctgcatcctgcaaagcctcatcaacatttttaggttcaataagagataagaaagtaTCAGAAGCATATAGATTCTTTAATTGAGATCTAGTTTTAATtccagaggttggatcagtaattatgttctcaatgggatgagaactttgatacttgtaaggtttcacaaccaactggtttctgtttgatgtttctcccatgttctgttgctaaGGAACAAGCTCAAGGATAGGTTCTATTTGGGGATTAGATTCAgttcttctttgtttagttccccCTGTTAGgctgccctggatggaagaacctgttccatcacctgttccttcttctagTGCAGCTTCATTTAACTCTTTTACCAGCctaatagcttcatcttcatgttcctgtctcttagaaagaatgttagtttcatcaaaaactacatgtacactttcttctacacacatagttcttttgttgcacactttataagcttttctatgtaaagaatatcccaagaatactccctcatcacttctaggatcaaacttacttagggagtcttttccattgttgtgcacaaagcacttgcatccaaatgccctaagatgggatatatttggctttctctctttaagtaactcatagggagtcttctctacaagaggtctagtcatgcacatATTAATGATGTTTTTACagcttctgcccagaagctatgtgGCAATTTAccagaaagaagcatagtcctagccatatcttcaagagtcctattctttcttcaACTACtgcattttgttgaggagtcttAGGGGCataaaaattatgatctataccatgctcatcacaaaattaagcaaacttaatattttcaaattcagtttcatgatcagacctaattgatgcaagtgattacctagttgtttctgtgtttttctaacaaaggcaatAAACATGTCAAATTCTTCATCCTTAGATGgtaaaaacaatgtccaagtaaacctagagtaatcatcaacaagcaccatcacatatttcttaccacatCTGCTTAATATTCTCATTGGACCACgaagatccatatgaaccagttccattgaCCTGGTCGTGCTTATCACTTTATTgcttttaaaagaggatcttacctgcttcccccttgcacaagccttaCAAAATTTGTCTTCCTTAAACTTGATGTTGGGTAGCCCAATCACCAGGTTcttagagactaatttgttgagttgacttagacttgcatgtccaagctttttgtgccaaaggaggggatcattgtctcACACACTTGGGCAAGtaagttcattttctgaaagagtggtcagatctacaatgtatatattgtttactttttttccctacaaaacaatcttgtcagtggtaagatttatcacaaaacatttggtagaggtgaatgctaccaagttacctctgtcacactgttgtgatacactgattagactATATTTCAatccatctatcaagtagacattctcaatggaatgtgagtctgtcttacctattTTTCCAActccaatgatctcacctttcttaccatttccaaaggagacattacctcctttgaggtcctcaagtgaaaggaactggttcttgcttccagttaTATGCTTTGAACAACCACTATCCATATAccacccaaactagtttgggtccctttctataggcaaacgggtgaatcaaattctttttagcccatcctggcagcctatttttcccttgaacaaaggaatgttcttttgactggccttttcttttgcattacattcactttTAAAGTGACCAGTCTTACCACGGTATGTGtagattttgttctcaggaagtgtgatatacttgcttttgggatcccacttaggtgcaggggtcccatagccaagttctctcttattgctactgtgatgttcttgtagccaagATAGTGCATCAGAGGACTTGTTCCATTTATaagttctatctagttcatgCTTAACCTtacctagatcttcttttaggacccttatctgctcatcctttttgtacaactcatccttcattttccctaaattttcttctaaggtgagatgtaTATGATCAGCTTTtttttacctgttcctaattaCAGTTTTAAATACTCAGATCTAAGCTCTAACacagtggtgtcaagttcaagaacctggttcttcaactcagtatttttactatcactttcactagccctgaGTTCCAGATTCTTGCACTTCGCTTTCAAGATTACACATTCCTTAGACAGCtgttccttttcattgtttatgacctcagactcatcaatgaaatctAGCAGTAACTCAGATAgcttttctttagacaaaaatttaatcttgtctttgagatgaatcacacttacctcttgttcatcatttgattctccaatggccataaatGCTTGTTTatctccatcttcatcttctgaatcatcatctgagctttctccccaggcaacaaccatagcctttgttgatcctttgttttCCTTGGGATGAACCTGTTtcttcttcctgttccttcgttcaaccctttccttcttccattctaTTTCCCATTGAGGATAGTTTttgatcatgtggtcagtcttaccacatttgtaacAATCCTCGTTGGTCTGTTTTTCAAGGACCCTTGGTTTGTTGTAAGTTGCaactcttgagaaccctttcctctcattagatacttcttgaagtccttcgtgatcatagccatttcatcttcctcaagatcTGCACCTTCAACAATTCTGAGAGCCAGGCTTCTTTCTTTCTTGGgagcatccatcttcatggtctaccttctcagttcataggcagtgagatttccaatcaaCTCGTCCAACTTGAGagtggcaatgttctttgattcatGAAtaacagtgattttgctttcccaagtaactggcagaacccttgttaaaattttctcaaccttgtcttcttcaaagATAATcattccaagagacttaagtttatttgttagtgttgtgaaccttgtatacatctcttggatgggttctccttccttcatggtaaaattctcatattgagagtaCAACattgttcctcttgatctcttcacttgaggagttccttcatgagccacttgtaaagtgtcccaaATTTCCTTAGTAGTAGTGCAACTTTGAATTCTGTTGTACTCGTTTGGACCAAGTCCatacacaagccatttcttggccttagtaTTCTTTTCCCACTTCTTCAAGTCCTCACCAGTGCAATCATCTCTAGTCTTTGacacatccactccttcaacattcttcttCGTGCTGgccaggggaccatcagtaaTAATGTCCCAGAGTTTATAGTCCTCTCTGATGATATGATCTCTCATACTGTTTTTCCTCCAGgagtagtactggccattaaagagtggaggcctcgtagtggattgtccttcccagtttttaggtggtgcactcatcttggtctgttcctaaggtgttaacctcttTAAGGATAACTCGCTCTAATAACAATTGATGTTCGAAACTTTAATACCACATAAtagagggggtgatttgtgtggtgcccaatttttcatttaaactgattatagaaggacctggttcttctatgtgttctaactactactgttgcagaattataaatacagaaattaaagaacacagagattttacgtggaaaacgcctggctcaaaaggtgaaaaaactatGACCTACCTTCcaataggattttcccaaactctccactaaaaccactgagccaaaaactgcatttacaaaaattcTTTTGTAAATCTAAGATTAACTCTAACCCCATTGTaacacacagcctcaactgttgtgacaacttcaagttaactctaacttgaaaactctaagtacttaatacaattgcttctagataaagctgaaaggtacaatatgaaaccacctactacaattgaactagaaaaaaagatagacacttggaactggttcttctatctggttcaagtagcttcaggattgcatggtcgaatcacacataaattgcttgcaaaattgccttgctattttgttctcaattcacgtttaacttctgcgtatgtgcattacttgtaaaagagaacatcactgatatttatggagttagtaattagagattgactagaatACTGATGCTACTCTttcttggtggaagagttctagatGGTCTCATCCTCTAACTATATCCATTTCTTAAAccgtgttctctttgtgtaaggagtctttctccttatccaatatgcaatctTTTCGATCAGGATCAGGAGATATCATTTCTGGTAAGTGAGGTTTATCTCCTTTGCATGCATCTCACATGCTTGAGTTGACCATATCTGTGGTTCACTAGGATgaacctggtccatgtctgagttcctttaTCAGTCTTCAAAACTCACCTTTACTTGTGCCAACAATAGGCACTGATGTTGATGGATATTCAATGTATTCTCATCTACGCTTTTCTGATTATCAAACTTTTGGGGCATATAAATTAAAGTATGTCAAAGGCTCGCTTgaaatgaatggaataccaaaAACTAGTTGAAAAAAATTCTTACATGTATTTGGTACAGCACTTACAGAAGTGTTGAAGTTTACAATATTATTTttccctttctctctttttcctttttctccctCTCTTTTTAGGGAGAGGGTTGGAAGTTGTCATTTGCCCATCTATAGTTTCAAATTGAGATGAAAGCTCTTATTAAATCCATGACATATCTGATAATTTAAGATTGTCATAGTCGTATTACTCCCGTACTAGTTTGTCTCATTTCATGTGTCTGTTTCTTTGTATTTTCAGAATTGTGGTTTAATAGATTCTAAAGATGCAGACCTCAAGGAAGAATATTGGCGCTTTACCAGGTTAGGTTTTTCATTTTTATGTTGCCCAGATTTTTTCTCTTTACTCCTGTTGGATAGTATCGGATAGTATTCGTTCAAAATTGTCATCAGGCCTGGATGCGCCTTAAAATTGTTTAAGTATGTGTTGACTTCAATTATCATTCAGAATAGACCTTCAACTATTTAATAAACATGTAAGGATGTGGCCTAATGGTCAATGAAGTTGGTGCAAACCTTAGTGATCAGGATTAAATCCCAGCAGACAAGCAGATAAGGTTGTATTGTGGTCCGAGCTTgggcctaaatgggccaaacgggctgGGCCAACCGGCCTGTGCTTAGGCAGGCCGGGCTGAGgcggtcccgggccaaacggtcctAGGCCTAACGGGCCAAATGAGTGGAACTGACCCACTgcggtcctaagcccacatggtctcGGGCTAAATGGCCGGGCCCGCGGGCCTAAACGGGTTTTTTCgttccgggctattttttttaattttttttatctattgCAATTTCTTGcaaaactatatatgtatatactaatataaattgcttatatatagctatataaatatatatagtatacatagtatgtatagtatgtatatataattatatattgccttatatagtatatatatatatatatatgtttatatttataaatatcactctttacggttgcgcgaggccatcctttataagtaggattaaaaactcttctaatataatgcacaaaatgagggttagaaggaaaactatagggtaagcacataacagtaaccatttttgccaattcttcacgatctttatttggatcataatataaaatgccaccggtaacagtgttaattcccggttgaactagatttgaacctgtactagggttaaccgtagtatctacacttgtcccctcttgcgcagctttcatttgtaaatatctagctttatctttaggatgtttcaatatgtgtctagtcaaactacccgtatcgctacgatctccagtatatttatgagccatcaaagacccacaagttttacacttagccttattttgttctcttagttgagtaaaaaagttccaaacaagagatgtttcgggccgtttagaaggttttctattaaaagtaggggttactacaggagggtcaggcggggcatcagttgggttattaacaggactagtaggtgtatcatctaaatccggttgcgtttcatctaaatcatcattttccttatcattttcaaagatcgtttgattaggataaagaacattcataacttcttcatttaattgttggcctggtgcaacatcatggcaaaattgactatcggaaaattgaaaagaaaggttatcactatcaagaataataagtggaggaggacgggtaatAAGTATGGGTCGGAGAGCCGGaggaagagtagtagcttggcgactagattcaccaattttagattttcccttacccttaccaccaaatatttttttcaaagaaaaatccatattaattataattatactaaataaaacaaacaaaactataatattaaaacttaagagttggaacgagtttactgaattgacgaacaacttcttgaaaattgaatatcgttgaagacttgaatacttcaattcaccaacttcacaatttttcacgaaattgcaataataaagtaagcaattgtagaagaaaattagagagaaattgatgaatttgtgagtaaaaatgaaagaatgagagggtatttatagttgagaatagggaaaaCGTGTatttataaaaagtttgggggtCAAATAGCTATTTTTTAAAGTTCCAAATGACTGAAAATTGAAggccaacggctagattttaaaaatctgatCGTTggcccttttttaaaaaaaagattttttttaaaaaaatagccgttgggcccgtttggcccggttgaaccggcccaggctcgcctgccggtcccgggctaaacagTCCCGGGCTCACGGGCTATTTGGTCAGGACCGGCCCGCTATGGGCTTTTGCACCACTAGAGACCGACTCGTTTAaaccggcccgtttggcccgttTGGCACGCGGTCTCGGGCCGGTCTCGGGCTAGGCCCGGCCCACAGTACACCCTTACAAGCAGAGACAAAACACACAACATAGTTTCTTACCATCTGCATACACCTTGGTGGCAGAGTTACGTGGTAGCTGTGCTGATtagctatgttgctcggactctccaaaAATGTGGCCGAATaagtgtcggatcctccaaaagtagtgcatttttgaaGGATCCGATACTGGTGCGGctacattttggagagtccgcgcaacatagcTGATTAGAGATAGCAAATACCCGGTGGAGTAGTCTAGATGCGGGAAAGCTTGCCTGGAAACCACCATtataagaaaaaagataaataaataaagatgCATTCTGCTTTTGGCTAAAGTGTGTCCAGATTATGTTCTGAGAACTAATGTTTTACATTGGTTGCGCATGCTCTTCGAAAGTAGTGCAATTCAAATTGACATGTATGACAATTTTCCAATTAAGCTGATAAATTCTGCCAGATTTAGAAGGCTAAAGAATGCTTCAATATCTTTCCAACTAGCAGAATTGTGAGGGTGGAGACTGATGTTATTGACGTAACTGTTAAACTTCCCAACCTTGGTGTCACCTTGTCGCCGATGCAATTCAGGCAAATTAAAAATCCAATGGAAATAATTAAGTTAGGTTGTTAGAAGTCAAGGTGGAGCCTATCTTAATGTTGATGAGATCATTGAACTAGCCAAACTTCTTGGGTTGAGCTCGCACGATGACATAGCAGCAGTACAAGAAGCTATTGCAAGGGAAGCTGCAGTGGTTGGAAATTCCAACAGAAACATAAACTGATTTTCTCAGATGATTTTGTTAATTTAGACCTATATGATCTACCTTATTATTTTTTACCCTAGGTGGAGAACTCTTTGTATTTTGCTTTGCATGTTCATTTTTCTTATTGCTACTCTAACCTCGTCTTTT
This region includes:
- the LOC138874814 gene encoding uncharacterized protein, whose product is MSAPPKNWEGQSTTRPPLFNGQYYSWRKNSMRDHIIREDYKLWDIITDGPLASTKKNVEGVDVSKTRDDCTGEDLKKWEKNTKAKKWLVYGLGPNEYNRIQSCTTTKEIWDTLQVAHEGTPQVKRSRGTMLYSQYENFTMKEGEPIQEMYTRFTTLTNKLKSLGMIIFEEDKVEKILTRVLPVTWESKITVIHESKNIATLKLDELIGNLTAYELRR